In Ancylomarina subtilis, the genomic stretch GTGTAAATAGGGTAGCCTCCCTTATCCATAATCCAGAGCTTATCGAACATTTTAAAAATCTCCGATGAGGGCTGATGGATGTTGGCTATAACGAGTTTTCCCTTAAGTGTCTGCTGTTTGAGCAGATTCATGATCATTTCAGAATCCGTAGATGATAAGCCCGATGTGGGTTCGTCAACCAAAAGAATCGCAGGTTCACGCATCAGTTCCAAGCCAATATTCAGGCGTTTACGCTGGCCTCCACTGATGAATTTGTTTAGCGGATTACCCACTTTTAGATTTCTAACCTCGTAAAGAGCCAAATCGTGAAGTAGGGTATGAACGGTTTTTAGAATTTGACGTTGGGTATATTCTTTAAAGCAAAGTTTAGCGTTGTAATAGAGGTTTTGTAATACCGTTAATTCTTCTATCAAAAGGTCGTCTTGTGGCACAAAACCTATAAGCCCCTGAATGGCTGATTTGTTGCGATGTATTTCAAAATCATTAATGAAAATCTCACCCCTGTTCAGAGGCAGATTGCCATTAAGGACATTGAGAAGGGTGGATTTACCAACACCACTACCTCCCATAATTCCAATAAGCTGTCCACTTTTTTCGGAGATATTGAAATTATGAATCCCATTGTTTGAATTTCTAAATCTGAACATGACATCTTTTACCGTAAAAACGATATTTTCCTGATTGTCTTCTTTTAGAAAGATGCTGGCCAGATCGGAATAATAGATGGAATTAATATTGGGACCTTTAATAATTGAACCGTGTTTCAATCGGTAGCTTTGGCCTTTTATAATTTTGTTTCCTTCAAGGTAAAGATTTAATTCGCCAAGATATCTGAATACGATAAGGTTGGCAGAAGGAAAATAAAGTGCGATTAATTTCCCATATAAATTTTCGCAATAGAGATGTTTTGTTTGATCGTGATTGGTTTTCTGATCTTTTTTCATGAACCAGGAAAGGTTCTCTGACCATTCGGTAATCTGATTGTTGATAATCAGAAATTTGTTTTTGTCATATTTATCCAGGAAATCTTCGCCTATAATAAAGACAATCGCATTCTGAAATTCATTTCGTTTGATGTTGAAATTTTCAGCAACAATGCTAATGAATTCAAATTCTCCTTCGCTTACGATTCCATCTTCGTAGATAAATTCCAATAGGCGTATCAGAACGATAAGTCGTTCCTCCTGAATGAGTTCTGATCGGATTTTGACACAAACGCTGGCCGCCTCAGATAGGGAAATTATATTGGTGGTTTTGTCATGAACATTGGCTTGATATTCCATCTCTCTATGGTAGAACTCATAGTAGTTTAGGAATAAATTCATGTACTCTTCTTCATCTTGTGCACTCACATATCGCTTCAGGAAATTATCAACAATATCTTTCCCTTTGGTGGAAACACCTTCTTCTTTGGCATTGGCTACTATGGCAAAAAGGTGCATCAATGCATTTAAGATAGATTCTCCCATTTTAAGCGTTGAGTTTTTTTAGATTTGATTTTAGAGTAAAAGGTTTTAATTGTGATTTTCGCACAGATTTAAAAATACAATTTATTTGTCAGAAATTTTAAAAGGCATGCAAAAACAAAGCATAAAAAAACTGCAATTCGTTTGAATTGCAGTTTTGAATTTATTCTGAAGATTTTAAACCGAAATGGTTTATTTTACAATCGCTTCTCTAAGTTTAACAATACTTGCTGTAATTTCTTCAAGCTGAGGCTTAGTCATGCTTCCTTCAATTTTATCGTAACTTGCTTTTAAACCATTGAAATCATTAATCAATGAAGCAATATTTGGGTCCTGAGACTCAGGCTGAAGAACTTTTAGTAAACGTTCCAATGAATCTTTTTGATCGTAAATCACTTTTACAATTTCAGGATTGGTAAATGTGTTGTCTGAAATATGAGTTGCGATATACAAGCCCTCAATAAAACTACCACTTACAACAAAAAGGGATAAGTTCGCTTTGCCATTCTTGTTTAAGAAAGCATAAGTGTCGTAAAATGAGTTGGTGATAATTTTGATCAACTCTTCCTTCTTGTCCAGATTTTTCTCAACATCACTAACTAAAGTTTCGTTGTATGCAGAGGTGATTTCCAGGTTGTCAATTATTTTTTTAGATGCTTTTAGAAACAACATGGTTTCTTGTTTTCTGTGGTATGTACTTGCATAACTCAAGTCTGCACTGTAAATACCAAGATTTAGCGCTCTTGATTTTTCAGTAAAATATTTGTCTGCGTTTTCAGTTGAATTTGAAATGCCAATAATGTAATCTGCTCCAATTCTATTCAGCATTGAAGTTAATTCAAAGGTAGTTGGAAGTGGATAAACCACATCCTTCACCTCTTTTGCGATGGCTTTCTTAAGCAAAGGTTTCTCTGTTTGAGTTTCTTTTGTAGCTTTTTTGTCTACAGGCTTACAACCTGTGATATTAATTGCGAATATTAATCCTAAGATTACTAGGCTATAAGGAGATGTTGTTAGTCGTTTCATTTAGTTACAATTTTATAGATCAATATATATTCAAGTTTTCAGTCTAAATTTAGCAAAAAGCCTGTAAATACGAACTGAATTTGAATTATATTTTTTTGAGGTTTGTTGACTGGCACAAGTCTGTTTAAAGACTTATGAGTTCGATTCTTTTTATGTTTTATTAAGATGATTCCAGAAGCATCAAATTAGCCCATGTGGATTTTTTGTAGGAATCCTTGTTTGTAGTTGTTGCCAATGGGTAAGCTGTTATTTGTCATATGAACCATATTACCTTCTATTGATTTTATTTTAGCTAAAGCAACAATGTAGGATTTGTGTACGCGGTAAAATTTTTGAGTTGGCAATAATTTTTCAATCCCCTTTAAAGACTGATAGGTAACGATGTGTTCTGAATCGGTATAGATTTTCACATAATCGCCAAGGGCTTCGATGTATTGAATACGATCTAAACTTACATTTATTGTTTTTTTATTGGCTTTTACAAAGATGTATTCCATATCACCCCTAACTTCTTCCTGTTGCTCAGTTAGTTTCATTCGTTCTTCTGCTTTCTGAATGGCCTGTAGAAAACGCTGAAAAGCAAAGGGTTTTTTAAGGTAATCGAGCACATTAAGTTCGTAGCTTTCTACCGCATACTCGGTATAAGCACTTGTGATGATGGTTAGTGGCGGATTTTTATATGTTTTAAGAAAGTTGATTCCGTTCAATCTAGGCATATTGATATCTAAAAAGATTAAATCGATTTCTTCTTTTTTGAGTACTTCCATCGCCTCAAGAGCATCGCTGCACTTTCCAACCAAATCCAATCCTGATAGTTCAGCAATGTATTTTTCTAACACACGTTGTGCTAAGGGTTCATCATCAATTATTAAGCATTTTAGTTTCATGTCAATCTCTTTTTCTATCTAAGACTTAGTGGTTAGTCTTAATGTGATGGGAATAGCTTACCAAATTAGTCATTTTTTCCAACAATCAGGAGAGTTCAATATTTAGACTGATTTTGAATGTCTTTTCACCTTTTTCAATATCTAATTTATGCTTCTGAGGATAAATGAGTTCAAGACGTCTGACGACATTCTCAATACCAATTCCTCCACTTTTCTTTTTAGTTTGATCCCAATTGGGATCGTAACTGTTTTCAATCACAAGCTCCATTTGATCATTTTCATCAAAGTTGAAAGTGATGTTTATGAAACTATCCAGGTCCTTTCCGTATAAGCCATGCTTGAAGGCATTCTCGATAAAGGGTTCGAATAGGAGAGGAGCTATCTTGTGTCCATCAAAATGACCATTAACGATAAAATTGATGGGGGTGGTTTCATCCAACCTAATTTTATGTAGGCTGATATAGTTTCGGGTGAAGTCAAGTTCTTTGTTAATATCGACTAGCCTTTCATTGCAATCGTAAAGAATGTAGCGCATTAAATCGGATAGTTGCAGGACGACAGTTGCTGTATCATCTGATTTATCAAGAGCTAAAGAATAGATGTTGTTTAGGGAATTGAATAAAAAATGGGGTTTGATTTGTGTTTTTAGCACTTTAAGTTCCGCTTCGAGCTTTTCTTTTTCAATATCTTTTAATTGACTTGATATTTTTTGTAGAATAAACCATTCGCGGGTTAGAGAGAATATACTTGTGACTCCCACGTAAATAAATGAAAAGAAGGCAAAGTTTATCCAATCAGTAAAAACAAATGATTTGAATCCATCATTTTCTGTCAGAAAACTATTTAACGGATAGATGAGTAGAAATTGAATTAAAAGTGCTGAAAGCCCTACCGTTATAAAAAGAGATAGAAAGAATAGGAAAAAGGCCTTTTTTTTGAAAAAAGCTGGTATTAATATTCTTAGGTTTGTATATACTGCGGCTGCAAAACAAATATTGAAAGCTATTGCTAATGAAATGATTTGGTAAGTGAGGACATTTTTGTATTCACTCGCCAGAAACAATGAAAATAGCCAAAAAAGGACTGAGACAAACCAAAATATAATGTGGTAGATGTTTTTGCTTCGTGTCATTAGTATTGGAGTTGCCATATAGATAATTTCAAATTGCTGCATGAAAATAAAAAACAATATGCAGTATACGAAACAATTGTCTAAATAAGATTGATTATGGCTTTGGAGCAGGCTGTTTTGTTCGATTTTTTGTAGCTTCGTTAGAGTCTAACTAATCAATTGATATGTTTAAAAAAGAGCTTTTGTTTTGGAATGTGGATACGCAGTTCGATTTTATGAATCCAGCGGGGAAATTATATGTGCCGGGTTCTGAGGTGATTTTACCCCTGTTGGAGCGTTTGACATTATTGGCAAAAGAGTGTAATATTCAGGTTGTTAATACAGCTGATCATCATTTCCCGGATGCAAAAGAGTTGTCAGAAACGCCTGATTTTATTACAACTTTCCCACCGCATTGCATGGCCAACTCTAGGGGTGCTAACTATGTTGAAGAAACACAACCTGATACACCTGAGTTTGTTCATTGGGATAGGGTTTATTCCGAAGCTGAGATTCGTAATCTGACAGCTTCTCGAAATATTGTTGTTTTAAAAGATGTGTTCGATGTGTTTGAGGGGAATCCTAATACGCAAAAACTGGTGAAGGCATTAGCACCCAGGAAAGTTTTTGTTTATGGGGTGACTACTAATGTTTGTGTTGATTGTGCTGTTTGTGGATTGGCTAAGCAGAATATTCAGGTTTTCGTAATCGAAGATGCTATAAAGGAGCTACCCAATATCCCACTTCCTTTCGAAAAATGGGATGCTTTAGGTGTTCAGCGAATTAAATATGCTGATATTACAAGTTATATGTAAGGCTTGATAGGAGTTTTGGAATGTTATGCATTCCAAAGTTCTTTAACCTTTTCGATTTTCTCTTCGAGTGGCATAAAACCATCCAACCAATGGATTTCGAATCCGCTGCGTTCCATTTTTCTAAACCAGGTCATTTGGCGTTTGGCAAACTGATGAATGGCAATTTCCAATTGAGAGAACATTTCGTCGTAAGTCAATTCTCCAATCACGTATTTGGTTAAAAATTTATATTCCAATCCGTAGTAAATCAGATCTTCGGGACTAACACCCGATTTGATAAGGCCTTCAACTTCTTCAATCATCCCAGATTCGAGTCTCTCTTTTAAACGAAGAGAAATGCGATTGCGTCGTTCTTCTCGGTCAAATTTGATTCCAATAAGCAATGGTTTTAGCTCAGGATGTTTCATCTCAATTTCTGGATGTGAAGCGTAATAGCGTTCAATCTCAATGGCTCTTATGGCACGTTTCTTTGTTTCCAGATCGGAATTGTTGTGAACTGTTTTGTACGATCGAAGGATCTCTCCAAGTTCATCAAGACTCTTATCCAGAAGCGTATCCCGAAATTCCTGATCTTTAGGAACCGCAATGAGTTTATAACCTTTAAGGCAGGCTTCAAGGTACATACCAGTGCCACCACAAACAAGAGGTAAATTGTTTCGTTTCTGAATGGCTTCGAAAGCATCTACAAAATCTCGCTGGAATTCATACACATTGTATTTGTATCCGGCATCAGCAATATCAATCAGATGATGAGGGATTTCCTGTCCGTCAATCGTATATTCTTCAATGTCTTTACCCGTCCCGAGGTCCATACCACGATAGATTTGTCTGGAATCAGCGCTTATGATTTCCCCGTTTAAGGATTTTGCCAAATTGACAGCTAAAGTTGTTTTGCCCGTTGCAGTGGCACCTAATACGACTAATAGATTGTATTGCATAAGATTTGCTTTGTAGTTGAATCGCTACAAAATTACTCTAAGTTTTCAGAATAATAAAAATCATTGTCTATTTTTGATTTTCCATTTAAGATGTAGGTGAAATGATTTGCTTTGTGACTAAGGCAATAACTGTTCGTTAATTAATACTAACTTTGCGGGTAATAAAATACGAGCTTGTTGTTTATCGAAACAGTAGGGTGTTTTCCAATTGGTATTGGGACGGAGTTTAAATAGAATAGAAAATGCAAAAAATCAACATAAGAAATAAGCGTGCCAGTTTTGAATATGAATTTATTGAGAAATTTGTTGCCGGCATTCAGTTGTTTGGAACAGAAATAAAATCGATTCGCGCAGGGAAAGCCAGTTTGGTCGATTCGTATTGTTATTTTACGAACAGTGAATTGTATGTGAAAGGCATGCATATTGCCGAATACAGATTTGGTAGCTATTACAATCATGAAGAAAAACGTGAACGTAAGCTGTTGCTTAATCGAAAAGAGCTTGATAAGTTGGAAAGAAAAACGAAAGAGTCTGGTCTTTCTATTGTTCCCGTAAGCTTATTTATTACTCAAAAAGGCTTTGCAAAGCTTGAAATTGCACTATGTAGAGGTAAAAAGAACTACGATAAACGTGAAAGTTTAAAACAAAAAGATCATAAACGTGATATTGATCGATTGATGAAGAGGTAGTTAGGCTGGAAGGCCCATTTTTATTGAAAAAATGGATCTTTTCAAGTCGGTTTTTAAACGAATTAGTCTATATTTGCAGTCCCGTTTTCGTCAGGAAGCGGGATTTTTCATCTCCAATAATTTAGTAAAAGTCAAACAAAATAAAAATTGACTTACAGACTGGATATTAACAAGATATCAACAATGTTGATAAATTGTTAATAACTTTCAGGTACCCCTGTTTTACTAGCTTTAGACTGTTGATAACTCAAAAATACGTTTTGTATTGGGAGACTTATTAACAATTCCGGACTGCCTACTTATCAACGATTCAAAAACTTATCAACATTTCTAATTTAGAATAGGATTGAGTTTATTCAGGTTAACTTATTATTTGTAAGTGATTATAAATGTGCCGTTCTGTTTTGTGAAATCACTTTGTTTTCAGGTGTTTGAGTTTTTAGTATGTGAGAAATCTTTTTGAAAGAATGAGTTATTAAATAAAAATATCAGTAATTGATGCCTACTCATTCAGGTATCGATTCAATACTCGGAAATGAAAATGCGACCATAAATTGATATTTATGATCGCATAGTATGAGCAGGATAATCACTTAGTATTCGAAAGTACTCCCGCCTAGAAATTCCCTCATGAGTGAATTTTTTGGAATTTCATTATCAGCAATAGGAATGAAATAGCTGAAGAATTTCAATAATCTATTTGCT encodes the following:
- the miaA gene encoding tRNA (adenosine(37)-N6)-dimethylallyltransferase MiaA, with the translated sequence MQYNLLVVLGATATGKTTLAVNLAKSLNGEIISADSRQIYRGMDLGTGKDIEEYTIDGQEIPHHLIDIADAGYKYNVYEFQRDFVDAFEAIQKRNNLPLVCGGTGMYLEACLKGYKLIAVPKDQEFRDTLLDKSLDELGEILRSYKTVHNNSDLETKKRAIRAIEIERYYASHPEIEMKHPELKPLLIGIKFDREERRNRISLRLKERLESGMIEEVEGLIKSGVSPEDLIYYGLEYKFLTKYVIGELTYDEMFSQLEIAIHQFAKRQMTWFRKMERSGFEIHWLDGFMPLEEKIEKVKELWNA
- a CDS encoding LytR/AlgR family response regulator transcription factor, yielding MKLKCLIIDDEPLAQRVLEKYIAELSGLDLVGKCSDALEAMEVLKKEEIDLIFLDINMPRLNGINFLKTYKNPPLTIITSAYTEYAVESYELNVLDYLKKPFAFQRFLQAIQKAEERMKLTEQQEEVRGDMEYIFVKANKKTINVSLDRIQYIEALGDYVKIYTDSEHIVTYQSLKGIEKLLPTQKFYRVHKSYIVALAKIKSIEGNMVHMTNNSLPIGNNYKQGFLQKIHMG
- a CDS encoding sensor histidine kinase; protein product: MATPILMTRSKNIYHIIFWFVSVLFWLFSLFLASEYKNVLTYQIISLAIAFNICFAAAVYTNLRILIPAFFKKKAFFLFFLSLFITVGLSALLIQFLLIYPLNSFLTENDGFKSFVFTDWINFAFFSFIYVGVTSIFSLTREWFILQKISSQLKDIEKEKLEAELKVLKTQIKPHFLFNSLNNIYSLALDKSDDTATVVLQLSDLMRYILYDCNERLVDINKELDFTRNYISLHKIRLDETTPINFIVNGHFDGHKIAPLLFEPFIENAFKHGLYGKDLDSFINITFNFDENDQMELVIENSYDPNWDQTKKKSGGIGIENVVRRLELIYPQKHKLDIEKGEKTFKISLNIELS
- the smpB gene encoding SsrA-binding protein; the protein is MQKINIRNKRASFEYEFIEKFVAGIQLFGTEIKSIRAGKASLVDSYCYFTNSELYVKGMHIAEYRFGSYYNHEEKRERKLLLNRKELDKLERKTKESGLSIVPVSLFITQKGFAKLEIALCRGKKNYDKRESLKQKDHKRDIDRLMKR
- a CDS encoding cysteine hydrolase family protein; its protein translation is MFKKELLFWNVDTQFDFMNPAGKLYVPGSEVILPLLERLTLLAKECNIQVVNTADHHFPDAKELSETPDFITTFPPHCMANSRGANYVEETQPDTPEFVHWDRVYSEAEIRNLTASRNIVVLKDVFDVFEGNPNTQKLVKALAPRKVFVYGVTTNVCVDCAVCGLAKQNIQVFVIEDAIKELPNIPLPFEKWDALGVQRIKYADITSYM